From Pangasianodon hypophthalmus isolate fPanHyp1 chromosome 10, fPanHyp1.pri, whole genome shotgun sequence:
TCTGATTTCCAGGTCCTTTTATCTACGCTGATATTCTGGATTACAAGAATTTACGGGAGATTGTTGTGAACAATCGTATCACATGGCTGGTGCACTACAGTGCCCTTTTGAGTGCAGTTGGCGAGGCAAATGTGACTCTTGCTCGTGATGTCAACATAACTGGTAAATGGCACTGACACAATCCAAGGACAGGTTTTTCACTGCTGAACAAAATTGAGTAATTgatcttctttttctcctcatttTAAGGATTGCACAATATCCTTGACATCTGTGCGCAACATGGAGTTCGCCTGTTTGTTCCTAGCACAATTGGAGCTTTTGGACCCACGTCCCCTCGTAACCCCACTCCAGACCTGTGCATTCAGCGCCCAAGAACCATTTATGGAGTGTCGAAGGTCCATGCGGAGCTGATGGGAGAGGTATTCAGTGAAGGGCTAAATATAGTAGCGCCTCAGAAGGAGCTTAGCCTTTAAGCTTTGGCTAGGTGAAACAGATGTTCAGGTGCACAACGtccttgtgtttttgtttgacAGTATTACCATCACAAATATGGCCTTGACTTCCGTTGTCTGAGGTACCCAGGCATCATCTCAGCAGACTCTCAGCCTGGAGGAGGAACGACAGGTTATCTTTCCATTCTTTACCAGCTGTTGTTATTCTtgcatttctatatttttcCTCCCTCTATTTTCTGTACTTTTATTGGAAATTTATTCTCACTCAGCCTTTCCTTTCTTCAGACTATGCTGTCCAGATCTTTCATGATGCTGTTAAAATGGGTAAATTTGTATGCAACTTGAAGGCTGACACACGCCTCCCTATGATGTTCATTGACGATTGTCTGAGAGCTACACTGGAGGTACTGGAGGCTCCTGCTGAGACGCTCAGCATGCGTACCTACAACATCAATGCCATGAGCTTCACTCCTGAAGAGCTTGTTCAGGAGGTACAGAAGCAGCTGCCTGACCTGCGCGTCATTTATGACGTTGACCTGATTAGACAGGCAATTGGTAAGAGCCTAAATATATATGGCATTTCATTTAAAGGCTACATAAAACCCCTCTTGGCTTTGTTTAGACAGACAAATCATATCAGATTTTTGGTAAACACCCTCTTTTTTTACCACAAGCCACATGCGTATGTGGTTTCAGAAcagattaaaatcatttttatggaTATGTGACTCGGTTAGACGAGTCAGATGATGTGGAAACTCAGATTCAAATCATATTTACCTTGCTGTGCGAACAAAGACTTAGGCTGTGACTCAAATCTGAGATTTACTGTAACTTATCGTACCATGCGTTCAGCCTGTTAATTCTTTTCATTCGTTTCTGACTAGCCGACAGTTGGCCCATGAACTTTGATGACAGCAATGCGAGGAAAGATTGGGGTTGGAAGCATGACTATGACCTACCAGAACTCATCCAGACGATGTTCAGCATCATCAGCCCTGATTCCAGACTTACACATGCTAACTGATCATGATGATTTGATTAGAGCACTGTGCATACTCAGACATGCTGGTACACTAGATCCAACCAAAGAAACAGTTTGTTTTGATCTTTTGTGTCTAGAGTGAGGATGGGCATTGAATTACATGACAGTCTCCTGAATCTTGCTGGACCACTGTACCAAAATGTGGTGCCAGTAAAGTCAGGTGACTGGAAATAGGGAACTTGTTTCTAGATACTTGGAATGTAGCCCTACAAGTATGTCAAATGTGAACATGCCTTGACAAACAACTCCTATATTTGTAACAGATGATAAAGACAAGTCATCCATTCATACACTGGGGACAAACAGTATTTCCAGTTTACACACTCATATGCATTGTCACATCAGTATGCTTCCAGATATTGA
This genomic window contains:
- the LOC113538588 gene encoding L-threonine 3-dehydrogenase, mitochondrial, with product MPLIRSMSKAARQLLLTPACGCEPLSRSVRNISALSRQVTSSDASFHSISFSETDHPKVLITGGLGQLGVGLATLLRKKFGNKNVILSDIRMPPSHVSRSGPFIYADILDYKNLREIVVNNRITWLVHYSALLSAVGEANVTLARDVNITGLHNILDICAQHGVRLFVPSTIGAFGPTSPRNPTPDLCIQRPRTIYGVSKVHAELMGEYYHHKYGLDFRCLRYPGIISADSQPGGGTTDYAVQIFHDAVKMGKFVCNLKADTRLPMMFIDDCLRATLEVLEAPAETLSMRTYNINAMSFTPEELVQEVQKQLPDLRVIYDVDLIRQAIADSWPMNFDDSNARKDWGWKHDYDLPELIQTMFSIISPDSRLTHAN